DNA from Desulfuromonas sp. AOP6:
AGGGGAGTGGCACACTGAGAATCCCGCAACCAGGGATGACCCTTTGAACCTGATCCGGTTCGTACCGGCGTAGGGAAGCGGCGAGAGGAACCGGTTGTTTTTCCGATCGTCATGCCCCCTGCGAAGGCATGACGATTTTTTATTTTGGAACTGAGAGCCAACCATGATTGACGGACTTTACCTGATCACGGCCCAGGAACCTGTGGAAACCATGCTGGGCAAGGTTGCCGCCGCACTGCTGGGAGGCGCCCGCGTCGTCCAGTACCGGGACAAGGTGCGGCCCGATCAGGAGCAGCTGGTCATCGCCAACCAGCTCAAACATCTCTGCCGGCAGCGGGGAGCCACCTTTATCGTCAACGATGATCCCGTCATCGCTCAGGCCAGCGGCGCCGACGGCGTCCATATCGGTCAGCAGGACGGCGGCATCAGTGAAGCCCGCCGCATCCTGGGGCAGAACAAGATCATCGGTGTCTCCACCCGCAATGCCGAAGAAGCCCTGAAGGCCCAGATGCAGGGGGCGGATTACGTTGCCGTCGGCAGTATCTATCCGACCTCCAGCAAGGATGACATCCAAGTTGTTGGGCTCGATATGCTCAAGAAGGTGCGTAAGGCCGTGCAGGTGCCGGTGGTGGCCATCGGCGGCATCAACTGCGACAACGGCAACGACGTCCTTAAAGCTGGGGCCGACGCTCTCTGTGTCATCTCGGCGGTCATGGCCGACCCGGCTCCTGAGCTGGCCGCCGGCGAAATGGCCCTGCTTTTCAATCATCGCAACCCTTTCCCCCGCGGCAAGGTTCTCACTATCGCCGGCTCGGATTCGGGGGGGGGAGCGGGCATTCAGGCCGACCTCAAAACCATCACCCTGCTCGGCAGCTTCGGCATGAGCGCCATCACCGCCCTGACGGCCCAAAACACACTCGGTGTCAAAGGCGTGCACCCGGCCCCCGTGGATTTTGTCACGGCACAGATCGAAGCGGTGCTGGCGGACCTGGGCACCGATACGGTCAAAACAGGCATGCTCTTTTCAGCTGAGATCGTCGAAGAAGTGGCCCGCGCCATCCGCGTGCACGCGCTGCTCGCCGTGGTCGACCCGGTCATGATTGCCAAGGGAGGCGCTCCACTCCTGCAACAGGAGGCTATCGCCGCCTTTCTCAAGCACCTGCTCCCCGTCTCTTACCTGCTGACCCCCAATCTGCCGGAGACGGAGGCTCTTACCGGCCTCGCCGTGCGCAACGAGAAGGATATGGAACGTGCCGCCCGCCGGTTGCAACAGATGGGCGCCCGCAATGTCCTGATCAAAGGCGGCCATCTTGAAGGAGCCGCCGTCGACCTGCTGCTGGCCGATGACCAGCTGCATCGCTTCGCCGCCCCGCGGCTGAGCACCCCCAATACCCACGGCACCGGCTGCACCTACTCGGCCGCCATCGCTACCTTCCTCGCCCAGGGGGTGCCGCTGATTCAGGCCGTCGAGCAAGCCAAGACGTTTATTACTGAAGCCATCAGAAGCACCTTTGATTTGGGCACGGGACATGGCCCCGTCAACCACTACCGGGCCGCCCAGCTTTTTCACCAGCCCGAGTGAACCCGGTTCGGCAATTTTTTCATAACAGACGGTCTGCCTGAGCGGATCGTAAAAGCGAGGAAAAACCCATGACCCAGCTTGAAATCGCCCGACAGGGCCTGATCTCCGACAAAATGAAACAGGCCGCTGCCGCCGAAAGCATCGATCCTGAAATTCTGCGTCAGCGTATCGCCGAAGGCACCGCCATCATCTGCCACAACAATCTGCACACAAACGGCATCCCCCTGGCGGTGGGCAAGGGTCTGCGTACCAAGATCAACGCCAATATCGGCACCAGCAAGGACGACACCAGCATCGACAAGGAACTGGAAAAAGCCCGCGTCGCCGTGGCGGCCGGCGCCGACGCCATCATGGACCTGTCCACCGGCGGCCCCATCGACGAGATCCGCGCCGCCATCATCCGTGAAACCAGCGCCTGCATCGGCTCGGTCCCCCTTTACCAGGCTGCCGTCGACACCGTCGTCCGCAAAAAGAAAGCCATGGTCGATATGACGGTTGATGAAATCTTCGACGGTATCAAGAAGCACCTCGACGACGGCGTCGACTTCATCACCGTGCACTGCGGCGTCACCCGTGCCACCGTCGAGCGTATGGACCGTGAGGGACGCATCATGGAAGTCGTTTCCCGCGGGGGCTCCTTCACGATCGAATGGATGACCCGCAACCAGGCCGAAAACCCCCTCTACGAGCATTTCGACCGCCTGCTCGAACTGGTCAAGCCCTATGATGCGACCCTCTCGCTCGGCGACGGCTTCCGCCCCGGCTGCCTGGCCGATGCCACCGACCGCGCCCAGATTCATGAACTCATTGTCCTGGGCGAACTGACCCAGCGCGCCTGGGCTGCCGGCGTGCAGGTGATGATTGAAGGGCCGGGACACGTCCCCCTCAACCAGATCGAAGCCAATATCCAACTGCAGAAGCGCCTCTGCCATGGCGCGCCCTTTTATGTGCTGGGGCCGCTCGTCACCGACATCGCCCCCGGTTACGACCACATCACCAGCGCGATCGGCGGCACTCTGGCCGCCGCGGCCGGCGCCGATTTCCTCTGTTATGTCACTCCCAGCGAGCACCTGCGACTGCCCACCGTCGAGGATGTACATGAAGGCGTCATGGCCAGCCGCATCGCCGCCCACGCCGCCGACATCGTCAAGGGCGTCAAGGGCGCCATCGACAAAGATAACGCCATGGCCCGCGCCCGTAAGGAGCTGGACTGGGAAAAACAGTTCGAGCTGGCTATCGACCCCCAAAAAGCTCGTCGCCTGCGGGCCGAATCGGGCGTCGACGAGGAACACGGCGCCTGCACCATGTGTGGGGAATTCTGCGCCTACAAGGTCATGAACGAGCGTAAACGGCAGAGCATCGCCGGCTGAGGCGAGCCCCCCGTGCAAATTTGGCTTGGAAAATGCCCCAACGCCTGCTGGCGGGGGCATTTTTCTTTTTTCGACCGATAACCCAGGGGCTCTGCACGGGAACAATCTTTATGGTTGAAATCCGGCCCACGTTCATGTTTAGATTAACGAATTTGGCTTGGCCAAATATCTCACCACCCGGGAGGGATATGGAACTATGTGTGCAAAAAAAGCAGTAAAAAAAACCAGTCGTCCCAAGCGCCCCCACAAAATCAAACTGCGGGGCTTCAACAACCTGACGAAAACCCTGTCCTTCAACATCTATGATGTCTGCTACGCCCGCGCGCCCCAGGCCCGCAAGGAGTATCTGGAATATATCGATGAGGAGTACAACTCAGAGCGTCTGGTAAAGATCCTCACCGAGGTGGCCGACATCATCGGAGCCAACATTCTCAATGTGTCCAGCCAGGATTACGATCCCATGGGGGCCAGCGTCACCATCCTCATCGCCGAGGAACCGGTGGACCCCAAACCAGACCAGGTCCTTGCCCATCTCGACAAGAGCCACCTGTGCATCCATACTTACCCGGAAACCGATTCCAGAACCGGCGTGTCGACCTTCCGCGTCGATGTCGACGTGTCGACCTGCGGCAAGATCAGCCCGCTGAAGGCCCTCAACCACCTGGTCAATTCTTTCGAGTCGGACATCGTTCTCATGGATTACAAGGTGCGTGGCTTCACCCGCGACGTCAAGGGCACCAAACACTATATCGACCACAAGATTCTGTCGATCCAGCAGTTCATCAAAAAATCGACCCTGGACCTCTACCAGTGTGTGGACATCAATATCCATCAGGAGAATCTCTTCCACACCAAGATGCTGCTGCGCGACTTCAACCTCGACAACTACCTGTTCGCCAGCGCCGCCAAGGACTTCTCCCCCGAAGAAAAGGCGCGGGTAAAGGAAAGTCTGCAAAAAGAGATGACCGAGATTTTTTATTCCAAAAATATTTATTGAGCAGAGGTCGTACGTCCGCAGAAGGAGAGTCATGGTTACGGTCGTGGGAAAGATATTAGGCACATTGACTATCGGAGCAACCCTGATCATGACAGCCTGTTCGCCCCCAAAACTTTCAGGCGACCCGCAAACTCCTTACCACCCCGCCCGGCCGCCCGTCGTCGGCGATATCCTTCATCTGCCGACCGGAACCTTCGTCAGTGAAGAGCAGATGCTCACAGCGGCGACGGATGCACGCCTGGTCTATGTGGGGGAAACCCATGACAATCCCGCCTCCCATCGTTTGCAGTTGACCGTCCTGCAGGCGATGGCTGAAAGACATCCCGGTCGGGTGGCTGTTGGCATGGAGATGTTTACCCCCGCCCAGCAGGACATCCTGGATCGCTGGACAACTGGCGAACTCAACGAAAAAGAGTTTCTCAAGAAATCCCGCTGGTACGCTACCTGGAACATGGATTTTGCCTACTATCGGGAACTTCTCGTCTTCGCCCGCGATAATCGCATCCCCGTTGTCGGTCTGAATGCTGACAAAGACCTGGTACGCGCTGTTGGGCAGAAAGCCTTTGAGCAACTCGACGAGACAGAGCGCCAGCGACTGCCGCAAATCGACATGAGCGACCCCTATCATCGCGCCATGGTCGAAGCCATCTACGGTGGCCACAGCCAGGGGAACAGCATGCTGGATGGATTTTTACGGGTTCAGAATCTCTGGGATGAGGCCATGGCCGAGAGCATCGTGCGCTTCCTGGACAACCGGGAGGACGATTCCTGGCGCATGATGATCGTCGCCGGCGGCAACCATGTGCGCTATGGGTACGGTATCCCCCGCCGGGTTTTCCGCCGGCTTCCTACCTCCTATTCCCTCATCGGGTCAAGGGAACTCGACATCCCCGAAAGTAAAAAAGACCGCCTCATGGACGTAGAGATGCCCGACTTTCCCATGCCGCCCTATGATTTCATGGCTTTCACCGAATACGAGGATCTGCCGCAACAGGAAGTCAAACTCGGGGCCATGCTGGATGACTCGCAGGGTAAGGTCTTGATCAAGGGAGTGATTCCGGGCTCGGCAGCCGCCGAAGCAGGTCTTCAGGAAGCTGACATTATCCGCCAGTTCAACGGGCTGCCCATCGAGGAGGCCTTCGACCTCATCTACGAAGTAAAGCAGCGACAGGAAGGCGACCGGGCGACGCTGATCCTCGAGCGGGGTGGACAGACCCTGTCACTGGAGGTGAGGTTCAAGGCCCTGCCACCAAACCACCACGCCAAATAACCCGGAACAGAAAAGGCCGCCTCAATGGGCGGCCTTTTCTGTTCCGTCGATTTTCAAGGTTCTCAGGCCTTGCCGGCGCTGCCCAGTACCGTCTCGTTTTTATGCTTGATAAGAGCGATGAGCTCCTGGCGGGCGGCGCCTAGATATTTACGCGGGTCGAACTCCTCGGGATTCTTGGCCAGATATTCGCGAACCTTGGCAGTAACCGCCAGTCGGCCATCGGAGTCAATATTGATCTTGCACACGGCACTGGCCGCCGCCTGTCGCAGCTGGTCCTCAGGCACACCGACTGCCCCTTCCATGCGGCCGCCGTACGCGTTGATGAGGCGGACATAGTCCTGCACCACGCTGGAGGCCCCGTGCAGCACGATGGGGAAGCCAGGGATCCGCTTCTCGATCTCCGTAAGGATATCGAAGCGCAGCGGCGGCACCTGCTCCCCTTCCTTGAGCTTGAACTTGTAGGCGCCGTGACTTGTTCCGATGGAGATCGCCAGCGAATCGACCCCCGTCTTCTTGACGAAATCCTCGACTTCCTCGGGTTTGGTGTAAGTGGAGTGATCCGCCTGCACTTCGTCCTCGATGCCGGCCAGAACCCCCAGTTCCCCCTCGACGGTCACGTCATGGGCATGGGCATATTCTACAACCTGTCGAGTCAGCGCCACGTTCTCTTCGTAAGGGAGGTGCGACCCATCGATCATGACAGAGGAGAAGCCGGAATCAACGCAGGACTGACACAGCTCCAGGGAGTCACCGTGGTCAAGATGCAGGGCGATGGGAATATTGGAGCCCATTTCGCGCACCATTTCCACCGCACCCAGGGCCATGTAGCGCAGCATGGTGCTGTTGGCGTAGCTGCGAGCCCCCTTGCTGACCTGAATAATGACGGGAGAAGCCGTCTCGGCACACGCCGTGACAATGGCCTGCAACTGTTCGAGGTTATTAAAGTTATAGGCAGGAATGGCATAACCACCCCCCACGGCCCTTTGGAACATGTCCCGGGTGTTGACCAGTCCCAACTCACTGAAATGCACTTTTTCGCCCATGACTTCCAGCCTCCCTGTCTTTTTCGACTATTTCAAAACACAGTGTTGCTACCAGATGCAACCGGATAATAGATAACAGCTCGCCCCGGTGAAGTCCAGCCCAAAGTCGCCATTTTTGCCGTCAAGGGGGTTGAAAAAGGGGGTAAGTTCGTTTAGGATACGCCCGATTTTGAGCTATCCTGATCACACCTGTCTTGATTCATTAACCCATAGAAGGAAACGCCCATGAATTCGACAAAGCAGGAAGATTACCTCAAGGACTGGCAGCAGCGCGAGGAACTCGCTGAAGCGATGCTCCCCATCATTGGCAGGCTCTATCGCGACCGCAACGTGGTCATCTCCCTTTACGGGCGGCCCCTGATCAATCCGTCCACCATCGACATTCTCAAGGCCCATCGTTTCGCCCGGCAGATCCTGGAGAACGAACTGTCGGTACGGGACAGCTTTCCCGTTCTCAAGGCCGTCAGCGAGCTTGACCTGGCGCCGGCGCGGATCGACATCGGCAAGCTGACGGTTCGCTACCAGGCTCAGGCCACCGGCGAGCCGATGGAACAGTTTGTCCGCCGTGAGCTGACTTCGGTCAACACCGGCAAGGGCTCCATGCGACAGGAACCCCAGGATATCGTCCTCTACGGCTTTGGCCGCATCGGCCGTCTACTCGCCCGTCTGCTGATTGAAAAGACCGGCGGTGGCGACAAACTGCGCCTGCGGGCCGCTGTCGTTCGCAAAGGCAGCGCCGACGATCTCATCAAGCGCGCCAGCCTTTTGCGTCGGGACTCTGTCCATGGCTTTTTCCGCGGCGCCATCACGGTCGATGAACAGGAAAACGCCATCGTGGCCAACGGCAACATGATCCGCATTATCTACGCCGATGATCCGGAGAATGTCGACTACACCCAGTATGGCATCAAGGATGCCATCGTCATCGACAACACGGGGAAATGGCGCGATCGCGAAGGACTCGGCCGGCATCTGAAGAGCAAAGGCACTTCGGCCGTCATCCTGACAGCCCCGGGCAAAGGGGACATCCCCAACATCGTCTACGGCGTCAACAATGAGCTCATCAGCCCCCTGGAAAAAATCTTCTCTGCCGCCAGCTGCACAACAAACGCCATCGTTCCAGTGCTCAAAGCTGTCAATGACCGGTTCGGCATCGTTCATGGCCACGTGGAGACCTGTCATTCCTACACCAATGACCAGAACCTGATCGACAACTACCACAAGAACAACCGCCGTGGCCGCAGCGCCCCTCTCAACATGGTCATCACCGAGACGGGAGCAGCCAAGGCGGTTGCCAAAGCGCTGCCGGAACTTACGGGCAAACTCACCGGCAACGCCATTCGCGTGCCGACCCCTAACGTGTCTTTGGCCATACTCAACCTGACCTTGACGGAAGGAACCAGCGTACAGGAGCTGAACAGCTACCTGAGGGACGTTTCTCTCAACTCACCACTGCAACAACAGATTGACTACACCAATTCTCCCGAGGTCGTCTCCAGTGACTTTGTCGGTTCCCGGCACGCCGGCATCGTCGATTCGCTGGCCACTATCGTCGACGGCAACCGCTGCGTTCTTTACGTCTGGTACGACAACGAGTTCGGCTACAGTGCCCAGGTGGTACGCATCGTCGAAAAGATGTCCGGTCTCGAACTGCCAGTACTACCGGCCTAACTTTACACAGAAAAGGGCCACCTGCTTGGCAGGTGGCCCTTCTTCGTTACCGTGATACTTCAATGCGAGAGATCAGTCCGTCTTCATCAGCCGCATTTTTTTACGCAGCCGGCGCTGGGCTTCCTTTTCTTTGCGCTTACGCTTGACGCTGGGCTTTTCGTAGAATTTGCGCTGCTTCATTTCACGAAACAACCCCTCCTGCTGCAGCTTGCGCTTGAGAACCCGGATCGCCTTTTCGACGTTGTTGTCGACGACATGGATTTCCACTGACTCTTCACCTCGCTTTCTTATCTATTTACACTTCACCAGGTCACCCAGGCGAAGAATAAGACGGCAATGTACACCAACACCATCAAAAAATCAATACAAATTTCACTTACACTCCCCGTCCGTAACAAAGAGACCAACAGAGAGCCCGCCATTGACCAGATCGGCAATCTTCTTCAGGGGTAGACCGACAGCGTCAACCAGAGGCGAGGCTGGGCAGAAAATAGCGCGGCGCCAGCCGCAAAAGCTTTGGGCATAGACATGCCCCAGCTGGCGGTAGAGAGGGGCCAGATTCTCGCCTTTTCCCAGACGCTCTCCATAGGGCGGATTGCACAGAATGGTGCCGGCCACGGCGCTGGCCCGGCTTTCGGCCAGATCTGCCACCTCCAGGCGGACAAGATCGGCAACTCCCGCGCGCTCGGCGTTGCGTCTGGCGGCCGCTAGCGCCACCGGATTCCGGTCAGACCCGCAGATAGACACCTCAATCTCGCGCCTGGCTCGGGCAGCTTCCAACTTGAGAGCCTCCCAAAGACCCGGACGAAAACCGGGCCAGTTCATAAAAGCAAAGTGACGTCCCCCTCCCGGGGGCAGGTTGGCCGCCAGCAGCGCTCCCTCGATGACAAAGGTACCCGATCCGCACATAGGGTCGACCAGAGGAGTCCCGCCATCCCAACCCAACAGAGCCAGGATGCCCGCCGCCAGGGTTTCGCGCAGAGGAGCCTGCGCCGACTCTTCGCGATATCCGCGTCGGTGCAGCAGTTCACCGGAGGTATCCATCGAGATCTGGCAGTGGTCGTCATCAAAGCGCACGAGGACCAGTTGCTCCTCGCCCTGCCCCGCCTCCAACTGGCGACCAAGGGAGCGGTCAATGGCAGCAGCGACTGTTTCGGCAATACGCCCCCCATGAACGAGGCGGGAGCGATGGCTCGCTGTTTTCACGCGCACAGAGGTCTCTGCCCGGATGAAGCGCCCCCAGGGCAGCCTCAACGCCTTTTTGTACAGGTCGGGGAAGTCGCGGCTGCGGAAAGCCCCGAGGCGGATCACCACGCGACTGGCGGTGCGCAGCCACAAGTTGGCGCGGTAGATATCCGCCAGCGTTCCCGTGAACTCTACTCCGCCCGGCACCGCGGCAACTCCGGCCATGCCGAGATGTTGCAGTTCGGCGGCACAAACCACCTCCAATCCGGGTGCCGTTACAGCGAATAGTTGTCCTTCCAGTCTTTTCACAGGCCCTCCCCAAACATTGAAAGCGGCGATCCTAGCACAGCGATGTTTCCTTGACCAGAAATCCCCACTTCTTCAGCTCATTTAGCCCTGCATACCTGGTCAAATTCTGCTACTATTTCTACATTTCCATTAACAACCGGGAGGCTGTCGAACCGATGAATTATTCCGACATGGATATCGATTGGGCGTACCTGCTCGAACGCGTTGAAACCCTCATGGATCTCGGCGAAGAGTACCTGGGGCGCCAACTGGCCGAGTACGAAATCGAGGCGGAGGCCTTCCAAAGCACTATCGCCTTTCGCTGGCAACGACAGGCAACCGCTGGGTGGCTTGTGCCCGTGCCCTTCCCGGACACACCGGACCATGCAGACCTTCTCGGTATCGACGCCACACTGCAGCGGCTCAACCAGAACACCCTGCAGTTCGTCCGAGGCTATCCGGCCAACAACGTCCTTTTGTGGGGCGAGCGGGGCAGCGGCAAGTCCTCGGCTGTCAAGGGGCTCATCAACCAGTTTTCCAGCCAGGGTCTGCGTCTGGTGGAAGTACAGAAGGAGGATCTCTTTCAGCTCCCCCTCATCACCGGCCGACTGCGGGATCTCGACTATCGCTTCATCCTCTTCTGTGATGATCTGTCTTTTGACGAATCGGAGGTATCTTACCGGGAACTCAAAGCACTTCTGGAAGGCGGCATCGAGTCTCGCCCGGCCAATGTGCTCGTCTATGCCACCAGCAACCGGCGTCATCTGATGCCTGAGCGTTTCGAGGACAACAGCATGGATGCGGAGATTCACCCCGAGGAACGCATTGCCGAAAAGCTCTCGCTGTCGGACCGCTTTGGTATTACCCTCGGTTTTTATCCCATGTCCCAGGAAACCTACCTGGCCATTGTGCGTCACCTGAGCCGCCGCCGAAAGGTAAAAATATCGGCCAAAAGACTGGAGAGGGAAGCGCTGCAATGGGCTCTGCGTCGTGGCGCGCGCTCCGGGCGGGTCGCCCGCCAGTTTGTGGATGACCTCAGCGGAAGGCTCCTGGTGGAAGCGGAAAGAAAAAAGGGTGGCGGCAAACAGAAAAAACCCGAAACAAAACCCCTCTGACCGAATTCGCAACCCATTGTTTCATCGATACTTTTAGCACTCATCCACAGT
Protein-coding regions in this window:
- the thiD gene encoding bifunctional hydroxymethylpyrimidine kinase/phosphomethylpyrimidine kinase — encoded protein: MIDGLYLITAQEPVETMLGKVAAALLGGARVVQYRDKVRPDQEQLVIANQLKHLCRQRGATFIVNDDPVIAQASGADGVHIGQQDGGISEARRILGQNKIIGVSTRNAEEALKAQMQGADYVAVGSIYPTSSKDDIQVVGLDMLKKVRKAVQVPVVAIGGINCDNGNDVLKAGADALCVISAVMADPAPELAAGEMALLFNHRNPFPRGKVLTIAGSDSGGGAGIQADLKTITLLGSFGMSAITALTAQNTLGVKGVHPAPVDFVTAQIEAVLADLGTDTVKTGMLFSAEIVEEVARAIRVHALLAVVDPVMIAKGGAPLLQQEAIAAFLKHLLPVSYLLTPNLPETEALTGLAVRNEKDMERAARRLQQMGARNVLIKGGHLEGAAVDLLLADDQLHRFAAPRLSTPNTHGTGCTYSAAIATFLAQGVPLIQAVEQAKTFITEAIRSTFDLGTGHGPVNHYRAAQLFHQPE
- the thiC gene encoding phosphomethylpyrimidine synthase ThiC, whose protein sequence is MTQLEIARQGLISDKMKQAAAAESIDPEILRQRIAEGTAIICHNNLHTNGIPLAVGKGLRTKINANIGTSKDDTSIDKELEKARVAVAAGADAIMDLSTGGPIDEIRAAIIRETSACIGSVPLYQAAVDTVVRKKKAMVDMTVDEIFDGIKKHLDDGVDFITVHCGVTRATVERMDREGRIMEVVSRGGSFTIEWMTRNQAENPLYEHFDRLLELVKPYDATLSLGDGFRPGCLADATDRAQIHELIVLGELTQRAWAAGVQVMIEGPGHVPLNQIEANIQLQKRLCHGAPFYVLGPLVTDIAPGYDHITSAIGGTLAAAAGADFLCYVTPSEHLRLPTVEDVHEGVMASRIAAHAADIVKGVKGAIDKDNAMARARKELDWEKQFELAIDPQKARRLRAESGVDEEHGACTMCGEFCAYKVMNERKRQSIAG
- the speD gene encoding adenosylmethionine decarboxylase, which codes for MCAKKAVKKTSRPKRPHKIKLRGFNNLTKTLSFNIYDVCYARAPQARKEYLEYIDEEYNSERLVKILTEVADIIGANILNVSSQDYDPMGASVTILIAEEPVDPKPDQVLAHLDKSHLCIHTYPETDSRTGVSTFRVDVDVSTCGKISPLKALNHLVNSFESDIVLMDYKVRGFTRDVKGTKHYIDHKILSIQQFIKKSTLDLYQCVDINIHQENLFHTKMLLRDFNLDNYLFASAAKDFSPEEKARVKESLQKEMTEIFYSKNIY
- a CDS encoding ChaN family lipoprotein, with product MVTVVGKILGTLTIGATLIMTACSPPKLSGDPQTPYHPARPPVVGDILHLPTGTFVSEEQMLTAATDARLVYVGETHDNPASHRLQLTVLQAMAERHPGRVAVGMEMFTPAQQDILDRWTTGELNEKEFLKKSRWYATWNMDFAYYRELLVFARDNRIPVVGLNADKDLVRAVGQKAFEQLDETERQRLPQIDMSDPYHRAMVEAIYGGHSQGNSMLDGFLRVQNLWDEAMAESIVRFLDNREDDSWRMMIVAGGNHVRYGYGIPRRVFRRLPTSYSLIGSRELDIPESKKDRLMDVEMPDFPMPPYDFMAFTEYEDLPQQEVKLGAMLDDSQGKVLIKGVIPGSAAAEAGLQEADIIRQFNGLPIEEAFDLIYEVKQRQEGDRATLILERGGQTLSLEVRFKALPPNHHAK
- a CDS encoding class II fructose-bisphosphate aldolase, with the translated sequence MGEKVHFSELGLVNTRDMFQRAVGGGYAIPAYNFNNLEQLQAIVTACAETASPVIIQVSKGARSYANSTMLRYMALGAVEMVREMGSNIPIALHLDHGDSLELCQSCVDSGFSSVMIDGSHLPYEENVALTRQVVEYAHAHDVTVEGELGVLAGIEDEVQADHSTYTKPEEVEDFVKKTGVDSLAISIGTSHGAYKFKLKEGEQVPPLRFDILTEIEKRIPGFPIVLHGASSVVQDYVRLINAYGGRMEGAVGVPEDQLRQAAASAVCKINIDSDGRLAVTAKVREYLAKNPEEFDPRKYLGAARQELIALIKHKNETVLGSAGKA
- a CDS encoding glyceraldehyde-3-phosphate dehydrogenase; this encodes MNSTKQEDYLKDWQQREELAEAMLPIIGRLYRDRNVVISLYGRPLINPSTIDILKAHRFARQILENELSVRDSFPVLKAVSELDLAPARIDIGKLTVRYQAQATGEPMEQFVRRELTSVNTGKGSMRQEPQDIVLYGFGRIGRLLARLLIEKTGGGDKLRLRAAVVRKGSADDLIKRASLLRRDSVHGFFRGAITVDEQENAIVANGNMIRIIYADDPENVDYTQYGIKDAIVIDNTGKWRDREGLGRHLKSKGTSAVILTAPGKGDIPNIVYGVNNELISPLEKIFSAASCTTNAIVPVLKAVNDRFGIVHGHVETCHSYTNDQNLIDNYHKNNRRGRSAPLNMVITETGAAKAVAKALPELTGKLTGNAIRVPTPNVSLAILNLTLTEGTSVQELNSYLRDVSLNSPLQQQIDYTNSPEVVSSDFVGSRHAGIVDSLATIVDGNRCVLYVWYDNEFGYSAQVVRIVEKMSGLELPVLPA
- the rpsU gene encoding 30S ribosomal protein S21 — encoded protein: MEIHVVDNNVEKAIRVLKRKLQQEGLFREMKQRKFYEKPSVKRKRKEKEAQRRLRKKMRLMKTD
- a CDS encoding class I SAM-dependent RNA methyltransferase; this translates as MKRLEGQLFAVTAPGLEVVCAAELQHLGMAGVAAVPGGVEFTGTLADIYRANLWLRTASRVVIRLGAFRSRDFPDLYKKALRLPWGRFIRAETSVRVKTASHRSRLVHGGRIAETVAAAIDRSLGRQLEAGQGEEQLVLVRFDDDHCQISMDTSGELLHRRGYREESAQAPLRETLAAGILALLGWDGGTPLVDPMCGSGTFVIEGALLAANLPPGGGRHFAFMNWPGFRPGLWEALKLEAARARREIEVSICGSDRNPVALAAARRNAERAGVADLVRLEVADLAESRASAVAGTILCNPPYGERLGKGENLAPLYRQLGHVYAQSFCGWRRAIFCPASPLVDAVGLPLKKIADLVNGGLSVGLFVTDGECK
- a CDS encoding ATP-binding protein, with product MTRNPHFFSSFSPAYLVKFCYYFYISINNREAVEPMNYSDMDIDWAYLLERVETLMDLGEEYLGRQLAEYEIEAEAFQSTIAFRWQRQATAGWLVPVPFPDTPDHADLLGIDATLQRLNQNTLQFVRGYPANNVLLWGERGSGKSSAVKGLINQFSSQGLRLVEVQKEDLFQLPLITGRLRDLDYRFILFCDDLSFDESEVSYRELKALLEGGIESRPANVLVYATSNRRHLMPERFEDNSMDAEIHPEERIAEKLSLSDRFGITLGFYPMSQETYLAIVRHLSRRRKVKISAKRLEREALQWALRRGARSGRVARQFVDDLSGRLLVEAERKKGGGKQKKPETKPL